One Parageobacillus sp. KH3-4 genomic region harbors:
- a CDS encoding alpha-glucuronidase family glycosyl hydrolase — translation MKGNGAVLQEGEQYEPCWLRYEKVEGYYQNLSLFSNIVVKGTSPVFHSAVEELSRGISSIIGIQPKVAKNVEKNGFILLGTIDDEEVKRRFSSLREFQQINKEGYTIQSISHNGELSIYLVGKTDKGVLYAVFHFLRLLQMKKGIERLSILENPKNRLRMINHWDNMDGSIERGYAGRSIFFKDDQFVKNRNRIKDYARLLSSVGINGVVINNVNVHETETKLITEEFLPDVAKIADIFRSYGIQTFLSINYASPAQIGGLSTADPLDPDVQQWWKKTVERIYHYIPDFGGFLVKADSEFRPGPFTYNRNHAEGANMLAEALQPFGGIVIWRCFVYNCRQDWRNRSTDRAKAAYDHFKPLDGQFHNNVVLQIKNGPMDFQVREPVSPLFGAMPKTNQMMEVQITQEYTGQQKHLCYLIPQWKEVLEFDTYAKGKGSQVKKVVDGSLYNYQYSGIAAVSNIGDDPNWTGHTLAQANLYGYGRLAWNPDLSAQEITNEWVLLTFGDDPEVVGQISQMLLDSWRIYENYTAPLGVGWMVNPGHHYGPNVDGYEYSPWGTYHYADRYGIGVDRTVRTGTGFTAQYFPENAEMYESLESCPDELLLFFHHVPYTHRLKSGETVIQHIYNTHFEGVEQAKQLRERWKKLKGKIDEKRYRDVLERLNIQVEHAKEWRDVINTYFYRKSGMEDKYNRTIYK, via the coding sequence ATGAAAGGAAATGGGGCAGTGTTACAGGAAGGGGAACAATACGAACCTTGTTGGCTAAGATATGAAAAAGTAGAAGGATATTACCAAAACCTTTCCTTATTTTCAAATATTGTTGTGAAAGGAACATCGCCTGTTTTTCATTCGGCTGTTGAGGAACTTTCGCGCGGCATATCGTCTATTATTGGCATTCAACCGAAAGTAGCCAAAAACGTTGAAAAAAATGGGTTTATTCTATTAGGCACTATAGATGATGAAGAGGTAAAACGGCGATTTTCAAGTTTAAGAGAGTTTCAGCAAATAAACAAGGAAGGATATACTATTCAGTCTATTTCACATAATGGGGAATTATCCATTTATTTAGTGGGAAAAACGGATAAAGGTGTTTTGTATGCTGTGTTCCATTTTCTTCGATTATTGCAGATGAAAAAGGGCATCGAGCGTTTATCTATTTTGGAAAACCCGAAAAATCGATTGCGCATGATTAACCATTGGGACAATATGGATGGAAGTATCGAACGTGGATATGCGGGACGCTCGATTTTCTTTAAAGACGATCAGTTTGTAAAAAATAGAAATCGTATCAAAGATTATGCACGGTTGCTTTCGTCAGTAGGAATTAATGGGGTTGTGATTAATAATGTGAATGTCCACGAAACAGAAACAAAATTGATTACAGAGGAATTTTTGCCGGATGTTGCAAAAATTGCAGATATTTTCAGATCTTACGGTATACAGACGTTTTTAAGCATCAACTATGCAAGTCCGGCCCAAATTGGAGGACTATCAACAGCGGACCCGCTTGATCCGGACGTGCAACAGTGGTGGAAAAAGACAGTTGAACGCATTTATCATTATATCCCAGATTTTGGTGGGTTCTTAGTAAAAGCAGATTCAGAATTTCGGCCTGGACCATTTACATATAATAGAAACCATGCTGAAGGAGCGAATATGCTGGCTGAGGCGCTGCAACCATTTGGGGGAATCGTGATTTGGAGATGTTTTGTATACAATTGCCGACAGGATTGGCGGAATCGTTCGACCGATAGAGCGAAAGCGGCTTACGATCATTTCAAGCCATTAGACGGTCAATTTCATAACAATGTCGTTTTGCAAATAAAAAATGGGCCGATGGACTTTCAGGTAAGGGAGCCGGTGTCTCCTTTATTTGGTGCGATGCCAAAAACGAATCAAATGATGGAAGTTCAAATCACGCAAGAATATACAGGGCAGCAAAAACATTTATGCTATTTAATTCCGCAGTGGAAAGAAGTGTTGGAATTTGATACGTATGCAAAAGGGAAAGGATCGCAAGTGAAAAAAGTAGTAGACGGCTCTTTATACAATTATCAGTATAGCGGCATCGCAGCTGTTTCTAATATAGGCGATGATCCGAACTGGACGGGGCATACATTGGCGCAAGCCAACTTATATGGGTATGGGCGCTTGGCCTGGAATCCAGACCTTTCAGCGCAGGAAATAACGAATGAATGGGTGCTGCTTACATTTGGGGATGACCCGGAAGTTGTTGGACAGATTAGCCAGATGCTTTTAGACTCTTGGAGAATTTATGAAAATTATACCGCCCCTTTGGGAGTAGGATGGATGGTGAACCCTGGACATCATTATGGCCCAAATGTGGATGGGTATGAGTATTCTCCGTGGGGAACATACCATTATGCGGACCGTTACGGGATTGGAGTCGATAGAACAGTACGAACTGGGACAGGTTTTACCGCTCAATATTTTCCTGAAAACGCTGAAATGTACGAATCTCTTGAATCTTGTCCAGATGAATTACTATTGTTTTTCCATCACGTCCCTTATACGCATCGTCTCAAATCTGGCGAAACCGTTATTCAGCATATATACAACACTCATTTTGAAGGTGTAGAGCAAGCCAAGCAGTTAAGGGAAAGATGGAAAAAATTAAAAGGTAAAATAGATGAAAAAAGATATCGTGATGTTTTGGAGCGTTTGAATATTCAAGTAGAACATGCAAAAGAATGGCGGGATGTGATTAATACATATTTTTACCGCAAATCGGGAATGGAGGATAAATATAACCGCACTATTTATAAATGA
- a CDS encoding carbohydrate ABC transporter permease: MHHYQKSLSYKIFTIFNYFILALIALLCILPLIHILAVSFSGSAAATANIVGLWPVDFTLDAYKKTIGNENFVRALFNSFLRVILGTSISMAFMLCAAYSLSKSDYDFKGRKIYMWFFVFTMLFHGGLVPTYMVVTKLGLTDTIWALVLPSAINAFNLILLVNFFRTSVPKSLEEAAIIDGANHFTIFWRIYLPISVPAIATISLFTIVFHWNSWFDGMIYMSNVKHYPLSTFLQTIIVQQDFSKMSVDAETLKNLSERTVKSAQIFIAALPMLIIYPFVQKFFVKGIVLGAEKE, translated from the coding sequence ATGCACCATTACCAAAAAAGTTTGTCATATAAAATATTTACTATATTCAATTATTTCATTCTAGCATTAATAGCATTGTTATGTATACTGCCACTCATTCATATCTTGGCTGTTTCATTTAGCGGAAGTGCTGCGGCAACTGCTAACATTGTTGGTTTGTGGCCTGTTGATTTTACGCTGGATGCATATAAAAAGACGATTGGAAACGAAAATTTTGTGCGTGCATTATTTAATTCGTTTCTCCGGGTTATATTAGGAACGTCTATATCCATGGCATTTATGTTATGTGCCGCCTATTCTTTGTCAAAGAGTGATTATGATTTTAAAGGCAGAAAAATTTATATGTGGTTTTTCGTTTTCACTATGTTATTCCACGGAGGACTAGTGCCAACTTATATGGTTGTAACAAAATTAGGACTAACCGACACGATTTGGGCATTAGTGTTGCCCTCGGCAATAAATGCCTTTAATTTGATATTGCTTGTCAATTTTTTTAGAACTTCTGTACCAAAATCGTTGGAAGAAGCAGCTATCATCGATGGAGCTAATCATTTCACCATATTTTGGAGAATATATTTACCGATTTCCGTGCCGGCTATCGCTACAATTTCTCTGTTTACCATAGTGTTTCATTGGAATTCATGGTTTGACGGTATGATTTATATGTCTAATGTCAAGCATTATCCGCTATCCACATTCTTGCAGACGATTATTGTGCAGCAAGATTTTAGTAAAATGAGTGTCGATGCAGAAACGTTGAAAAACTTATCAGAGCGGACTGTCAAATCAGCGCAGATTTTTATAGCGGCATTGCCTATGCTCATTATATATCCGTTTGTTCAGAAATTTTTTGTAAAAGGAATCGTTTTAGGAGCAGAAAAAGAATAA
- a CDS encoding ABC transporter permease subunit, whose protein sequence is MLLPAVIIVFIFQYIPLLGLVMAFQDYEPWLGFLHSPWVGLEHFKTMFEYEDARQVIWNTLVISTLKIIFNLVVPLVFALLLNEVYIMKFKRTVQTIVYLPHFLSWVILGGILIDMLSPEGGIVNRVFVSLFNIEPIFFLGDNDWFRTVVVITDVWKECGFNTIVFLAAITSINPTLYEAAIVDGANRWQQTIYVTLPSMLPIIIVVGTLSLGNILNAGFDQILNLYNPLVYKTGDIIDTYVYRVGLLNGDFSYGTAVGLFKSVISFILVVTGYRLAYKYANYKVF, encoded by the coding sequence ATGTTACTACCAGCTGTAATCATTGTTTTTATTTTTCAGTACATTCCTTTGCTCGGTCTTGTAATGGCGTTTCAAGATTATGAACCTTGGCTAGGATTTCTTCACTCTCCTTGGGTAGGGCTCGAGCATTTTAAAACGATGTTTGAATATGAAGATGCTCGCCAAGTAATATGGAATACTTTAGTCATTTCCACATTAAAGATTATTTTTAATCTTGTTGTTCCCTTAGTTTTTGCCCTGCTGTTAAATGAAGTCTACATAATGAAATTCAAGCGGACGGTACAGACGATTGTTTATTTACCTCACTTTTTATCTTGGGTGATATTAGGCGGCATTTTAATCGATATGCTTTCTCCTGAAGGCGGAATTGTTAACCGTGTATTCGTTTCGTTGTTTAATATTGAACCGATTTTCTTTCTCGGAGATAACGATTGGTTCCGTACGGTTGTTGTCATCACGGATGTTTGGAAAGAATGCGGTTTTAATACGATTGTCTTTCTCGCTGCTATTACGTCCATTAATCCAACATTGTATGAAGCAGCAATTGTCGATGGTGCTAACCGGTGGCAACAGACGATTTATGTGACATTGCCGTCCATGCTTCCTATCATTATTGTAGTTGGCACATTATCATTAGGAAACATTTTAAATGCAGGGTTTGACCAAATTTTAAACCTTTATAATCCGCTTGTATATAAAACGGGGGATATTATTGATACGTATGTTTATCGTGTCGGGCTTTTAAATGGAGATTTTAGTTACGGTACCGCTGTTGGTTTATTTAAATCTGTTATTAGTTTTATTCTAGTTGTTACTGGATACCGTTTAGCATATAAATACGCAAACTACAAAGTGTTCTAA
- a CDS encoding extracellular solute-binding protein, which produces MFKRLFVSMAAMVMTIGLLAGCTDKEPASSDESSKSSEGKSVVTITTIRTLKDDVKFRKGEDVNNNPATRWAEKELGIKFKTLWTAPNDEQYYNKIRLALSSGQELPDVFMVADGLLINDLIRSGKVMPVDEAIEKYASPRLKEIFNKFPEAFYPATVNSKRYGIPRFSGGNGSDSLLWIRKDWLDKLGLQPPKTIEDLEKIMDAFVNKDPDGNGRKDTIGLTLASKNGLATWLADGSFIFGAYGDYVPGSWSKEKDGSLVYGSVQPSIKKGLAKLHEWYEKGYLDKEVGILDEQTAIKSFVAGKSGILAAPPWAVGWPIADAIKNNPGAVVEPYPLPSGPDGKIGRRGEGLTVGMFLFNKNFKHMDKFFEYWDAIYSYVFNDSKYFKYGLFEGYDYVMKDGKPVYDPKQIPGGAIDPGKYFLTTDIPTIPYMLYNLAEELYTTKRQPKNAYEYTKIVAQGEPYMKAATIVNQQNEYRIENEFSGPPTKTMQKRGEFLTKMERETFANIIYGRAPLGEFDKFIKKWRKSGGDDITKEVNEWYKSVKESK; this is translated from the coding sequence ATGTTCAAAAGGCTATTTGTTTCAATGGCAGCAATGGTTATGACTATTGGGTTGCTAGCTGGATGTACTGACAAAGAACCTGCTTCTTCGGACGAATCAAGTAAATCTTCTGAAGGAAAATCCGTGGTAACTATTACTACAATCCGTACTTTAAAAGATGATGTAAAATTTAGGAAGGGAGAGGATGTTAATAACAACCCAGCAACAAGATGGGCTGAGAAGGAACTAGGAATCAAATTCAAAACATTATGGACAGCGCCAAATGACGAGCAATATTATAATAAAATTCGTTTAGCGCTTTCATCTGGCCAAGAACTTCCAGATGTTTTTATGGTAGCAGATGGTTTGTTGATTAATGACCTAATCCGTTCAGGAAAAGTTATGCCAGTAGATGAAGCAATTGAAAAGTATGCTTCACCAAGATTGAAAGAAATATTTAATAAATTTCCCGAAGCGTTTTATCCGGCAACCGTAAATAGCAAACGATATGGCATCCCTCGTTTCTCGGGAGGGAACGGATCGGATTCGTTGTTATGGATTCGTAAGGACTGGTTGGACAAATTAGGGTTACAGCCTCCAAAAACAATCGAAGATCTTGAAAAAATTATGGATGCGTTTGTAAACAAAGACCCGGACGGAAACGGGAGAAAAGACACCATTGGGTTAACTCTTGCCAGCAAAAATGGTTTAGCTACTTGGCTTGCAGATGGAAGTTTTATTTTTGGCGCATATGGCGATTATGTACCTGGTTCTTGGTCAAAAGAAAAAGATGGCTCTTTAGTATACGGGTCTGTTCAGCCGTCCATTAAAAAAGGTTTAGCCAAGCTGCATGAATGGTATGAGAAAGGATATTTGGATAAAGAAGTAGGAATTTTGGATGAACAAACGGCTATCAAAAGTTTTGTCGCCGGAAAATCGGGAATTTTAGCTGCTCCGCCGTGGGCAGTCGGGTGGCCGATTGCTGACGCAATTAAAAATAATCCAGGAGCAGTTGTAGAGCCATATCCTCTGCCGAGCGGGCCAGATGGAAAAATCGGACGCCGCGGTGAGGGACTAACTGTAGGAATGTTCCTATTTAATAAAAACTTTAAACATATGGATAAATTCTTTGAATACTGGGATGCAATCTACAGTTATGTGTTTAACGATTCTAAATATTTCAAATATGGATTATTTGAAGGATATGACTATGTGATGAAGGATGGAAAGCCGGTATATGACCCGAAACAAATTCCAGGCGGAGCAATAGACCCAGGAAAATATTTCTTGACAACCGATATCCCTACGATTCCTTATATGCTTTATAACCTTGCAGAAGAGCTATATACTACAAAACGGCAACCAAAAAATGCATACGAGTATACGAAGATCGTCGCGCAAGGAGAGCCATATATGAAAGCAGCGACGATTGTGAACCAACAAAATGAATATAGAATTGAAAACGAATTCAGTGGTCCTCCTACGAAAACAATGCAAAAAAGAGGAGAATTCCTCACAAAAATGGAAAGAGAAACATTTGCTAATATCATCTATGGAAGAGCGCCTCTAGGTGAATTTGATAAATTTATTAAAAAATGGAGAAAATCTGGCGGCGATGACATTACGAAGGAAGTCAATGAATGGTATAAATCAGTGAAAGAGAGCAAGTAA
- a CDS encoding glycoside hydrolase family 52 protein, whose amino-acid sequence MPKNMFFNAHHSPVGAFASFTLGFPGKSGGLDLELGRPPRQNVYIGVASLSQPGMYDVLPFFEAGDDESKRYDIENPDPNPEKPQILVPFPNEMIQREFHVSTDTWKAGDLTFTIYSPMKSVPNPGTAKEEDLKFALVPAVIVELTIDNTKGTSPRRAFFGFEGNDPYTSMRRIDDTCPPLRGVGQGRITAIVSNHSDVRSALHFSLEDILTTPLEENWTFGLGKVGALIMDTPAGTKRTYQFAVCFYRSGYVTAGLDTSYFYTRFFKNIEEVGKYALDHIEALKELAFQSNQLIEKDWLSDDQKFMMAHAIRSYYGNTQLLEHEGKPIWVVNEGEYRMMNTFDLTVDQLFFELKMNPWTVKNVLDWYVERYSYYDRVRFPGEEKEYPGGISFTHDMGVANTFSRPHYSAYELYGIDGCFSHMTHEQLVNWVLCAAVYIEQTKDWAWRQEKLPILEQCLESMVNRDHPDPEKRNGVKGLDSTRTMGGAEITTYDSLDVSLGQARNNLYLAGKCWAAYVALEKIFRDTGKETLAALAGEQAEKCAATIVSYATEQGYIPAVMGEGNDSKIIPAIEGLVFPYFTNCHEALDPHGRFGEYIRALRKHLEYVLTEGICLFPDGGWKISSTSNNSWLSKIYLCQFIARHILGWKWDEAGARADAAHVAWLTHPTLSIWSWSDQIIAGEISGSKYYPRGVTNILWLEEGKEKM is encoded by the coding sequence ATGCCAAAAAACATGTTTTTTAACGCCCATCATTCACCAGTAGGAGCATTTGCAAGTTTTACGCTTGGATTTCCAGGAAAAAGCGGAGGGCTGGATCTCGAATTAGGGCGTCCTCCTCGGCAAAATGTGTATATAGGTGTTGCTTCTCTTTCACAACCAGGGATGTATGATGTATTGCCGTTTTTTGAAGCCGGTGACGATGAAAGCAAGAGATATGACATCGAAAATCCAGATCCTAATCCAGAAAAACCACAGATTCTTGTTCCGTTTCCAAACGAAATGATCCAACGGGAGTTTCATGTTTCGACCGACACGTGGAAAGCGGGAGATCTTACGTTTACGATTTATTCTCCTATGAAATCTGTTCCAAACCCTGGCACAGCCAAAGAAGAAGATTTAAAGTTTGCTTTAGTTCCAGCGGTAATTGTCGAACTTACAATCGATAACACAAAAGGCACATCGCCAAGACGCGCATTTTTTGGCTTTGAAGGGAACGATCCTTATACGTCAATGAGACGGATTGATGATACGTGCCCGCCATTGCGTGGGGTTGGACAAGGCCGCATAACGGCTATTGTATCAAATCATAGCGATGTACGTTCGGCACTGCATTTTAGCTTGGAAGATATTTTAACGACCCCGTTGGAGGAAAATTGGACATTTGGATTGGGGAAAGTTGGAGCATTAATTATGGATACACCAGCCGGGACGAAGAGAACATATCAGTTTGCAGTATGTTTTTACCGTTCCGGGTACGTAACTGCTGGCTTGGACACATCCTATTTTTATACCCGGTTCTTTAAAAATATTGAAGAGGTAGGAAAATATGCTTTGGATCACATCGAAGCGTTGAAAGAGCTCGCTTTCCAGTCCAATCAGCTTATAGAGAAAGACTGGTTATCGGATGATCAAAAATTTATGATGGCTCATGCGATTCGCAGTTATTACGGCAACACCCAGTTGTTAGAACATGAGGGAAAGCCAATCTGGGTAGTAAATGAAGGCGAATACCGCATGATGAATACATTCGATTTAACAGTAGATCAGTTGTTCTTCGAGTTAAAAATGAACCCATGGACGGTGAAAAACGTCCTAGATTGGTATGTAGAAAGATATAGCTATTACGATCGGGTTCGTTTCCCGGGAGAGGAAAAGGAATACCCGGGAGGGATCAGTTTCACCCATGATATGGGTGTAGCAAATACATTTTCACGCCCTCATTATTCGGCATACGAGCTTTATGGAATCGACGGTTGTTTCTCTCATATGACACATGAACAATTAGTAAACTGGGTACTGTGCGCTGCCGTGTATATAGAACAAACAAAAGATTGGGCTTGGAGACAAGAAAAGCTTCCAATTTTGGAACAATGTTTGGAAAGTATGGTAAACCGGGATCATCCAGATCCGGAAAAACGAAATGGAGTGAAGGGCCTAGACAGCACGCGTACGATGGGAGGAGCAGAGATTACAACCTATGACAGTTTAGATGTCTCCCTAGGACAAGCGCGAAATAATTTGTATTTGGCAGGAAAATGTTGGGCAGCATATGTAGCACTTGAAAAAATATTCCGGGATACTGGAAAAGAAACGTTGGCCGCTTTAGCAGGAGAACAAGCGGAAAAATGTGCAGCTACAATTGTTAGTTACGCGACAGAACAAGGATATATCCCAGCGGTGATGGGAGAAGGGAATGATTCAAAGATTATTCCAGCGATCGAAGGATTAGTGTTCCCTTATTTTACAAATTGTCACGAAGCTTTAGATCCACATGGCCGTTTCGGAGAATATATTCGCGCTTTGCGGAAACATTTGGAATATGTATTAACGGAAGGGATTTGTTTATTTCCAGATGGAGGATGGAAAATTTCATCGACAAGCAATAACTCATGGCTAAGCAAAATATACTTGTGCCAGTTTATTGCCCGGCACATTTTAGGGTGGAAATGGGATGAAGCTGGTGCGAGAGCAGATGCGGCGCATGTAGCTTGGTTGACTCACCCGACACTTTCCATTTGGAGCTGGAGTGATCAAATTATTGCGGGGGAAATTAGCGGAAGCAAGTATTATCCGCGTGGGGTAACAAATATTCTCTGGTTAGAAGAGGGAAAGGAAAAAATGTAA
- a CDS encoding carbohydrate ABC transporter permease, giving the protein MFFFYIVLIVLAVFQILPLIWLLFFSLKNNQEVFNTPLFSLPSPPRWENYVKVWVEGNIGRYFFNSVWITTLSVIFTVLLASFATFAITRMNWKLKHVVLGLFMVGLMIPVHSTLIPLFSFFMKMKLVDHPLSVILTNIGFNLPLTIMVLLGFYYSLPRELEESAIMDGCSVHRMFFQVILPMTSPVIVTTAIINMIYNWNEFVFVNTFISSDQYKTLTVGIQNFIGQYTTDWGAIGATLMISILPILLAFFFLSDRIVEGITAGAVKG; this is encoded by the coding sequence ATGTTCTTTTTCTATATAGTGCTAATTGTTCTAGCTGTTTTTCAAATACTTCCTCTAATTTGGCTATTATTCTTTTCGCTTAAGAATAACCAAGAAGTATTTAATACGCCACTTTTTTCATTGCCATCTCCGCCTAGATGGGAAAATTATGTAAAAGTATGGGTGGAAGGAAATATAGGACGTTATTTTTTTAATAGCGTCTGGATCACTACGTTATCGGTCATTTTCACCGTATTATTGGCTAGTTTCGCTACTTTCGCCATTACGCGTATGAATTGGAAATTAAAACATGTTGTATTGGGATTGTTTATGGTCGGGTTGATGATTCCAGTTCATTCAACACTGATTCCATTGTTTAGCTTTTTTATGAAAATGAAATTAGTAGACCATCCATTATCTGTAATTTTAACAAATATCGGGTTTAATCTGCCGCTTACGATAATGGTTTTGCTTGGGTTTTATTACTCATTACCGCGTGAGTTAGAAGAATCAGCCATTATGGACGGATGTTCTGTCCATCGGATGTTTTTCCAAGTCATTTTGCCGATGACTTCTCCGGTCATTGTAACGACGGCGATTATTAATATGATTTATAACTGGAATGAATTTGTTTTTGTCAACACATTTATTAGTTCAGATCAATATAAAACCCTTACCGTAGGAATCCAAAATTTTATCGGGCAGTACACTACAGACTGGGGAGCAATTGGTGCAACTTTGATGATTAGTATTTTGCCAATTCTACTTGCATTCTTTTTCCTCAGCGACCGAATTGTAGAAGGAATTACGGCTGGAGCAGTTAAAGGATAA
- a CDS encoding sugar ABC transporter permease, with amino-acid sequence MNKMMSDKKVIALYILPPLLLIVAFIYVPIIMTGYYSLTQWDGIGQMKFIGLDNYKELIKDEMFWKSVYHSFLLAVFSVISLLGYLAVSLVLSGKVKGANLLRKIYLIPMLLSSVAIGQLWLRIYHPSNGMLNHFLSFLGIENPPNWLADPSIVLYAVFIPIIWQYAGFYILIYYAALKSIPPSIIEAAIIDGANPLQLAYKIKIPLISGVIKVTIVLAVVGSLKYFDLIYVMTDGGPNGASEVIASYMYHKAFRSFNFGYGSTIAFFLLLICVVVTWLIRKFTKSDEEVQYY; translated from the coding sequence ATGAATAAAATGATGTCTGATAAAAAAGTCATTGCTTTATATATACTTCCACCTTTGTTATTGATTGTAGCATTCATTTATGTTCCGATCATCATGACAGGTTATTACAGCTTAACCCAATGGGACGGCATCGGACAGATGAAGTTTATTGGTCTGGATAATTATAAAGAACTGATAAAAGATGAAATGTTTTGGAAAAGTGTCTATCATTCATTCTTACTAGCAGTCTTTTCTGTGATTAGTTTGTTAGGCTATTTAGCGGTATCACTGGTACTATCTGGAAAGGTCAAAGGCGCAAATTTATTAAGAAAAATTTACTTAATACCGATGTTGTTGTCTTCTGTTGCCATTGGTCAACTTTGGCTGAGAATTTACCATCCATCTAATGGCATGCTTAATCATTTTCTCTCCTTTTTAGGAATAGAAAATCCTCCTAACTGGTTGGCTGATCCTTCGATTGTGCTATATGCGGTCTTTATCCCTATTATATGGCAATATGCGGGGTTTTATATTTTGATTTACTATGCAGCTTTAAAAAGTATCCCGCCTTCTATTATAGAAGCGGCGATTATCGATGGAGCCAATCCTTTGCAATTGGCTTATAAAATTAAAATCCCTTTAATTTCAGGGGTAATTAAAGTAACCATTGTATTAGCTGTTGTCGGTTCTTTGAAATATTTCGATCTAATTTATGTAATGACAGACGGAGGACCGAACGGCGCAAGTGAAGTAATAGCTTCCTATATGTACCATAAAGCGTTTCGCAGTTTTAATTTTGGGTACGGAAGCACGATCGCATTCTTTCTATTATTGATTTGTGTAGTTGTTACATGGCTGATTCGGAAGTTTACGAAATCTGATGAGGAAGTACAATATTATTAA
- a CDS encoding extracellular solute-binding protein: MLKKAHSLLCVMIIIFALVLTGCSGTTNESTSSSGAGKKVTITFMHLWPAGSSKQQNMIVNEIIKEFEEQNPNVTVKQEVLENEQYKNKLKVLAASNELPDVGMTWAAGFLEPYVKGNLFAPLDDILNSGLKDKFVSGTTEAYAVNNKTYALPLELNITPIYYNKKIFSKYHLEPPKTYEDFKHIVQTLVKNGVAPIALGNKDRWTGSLWYMYLADRIGGADTLKNAINGSGTFEDPSLIKAAEEVQHLVKMKAFIKGFNGLSNDEAKSEFMNEKAAMYLMGTWELPNFTTNEEVPKEFRDKVGFFKFPVVDGGKGNVDSWVGGPGVGLFVSENSKVKEEAKKFVKFFIEKWGEQSVTKAGVIPATKVDTANIDLPQLYIDVLNELNKASNITLFADVQMNPEAAQTHLNLIQSLFGEEVTPKDFVKQHEEVLAKTQGK; the protein is encoded by the coding sequence TTGTTAAAGAAAGCGCATTCATTATTATGCGTCATGATCATCATTTTTGCACTTGTATTAACAGGTTGTTCGGGTACGACAAATGAAAGTACATCTTCATCAGGGGCCGGCAAAAAAGTAACGATCACGTTTATGCATCTTTGGCCGGCAGGAAGTTCGAAGCAGCAAAATATGATTGTTAATGAAATTATTAAAGAGTTTGAAGAGCAAAATCCAAATGTTACGGTTAAACAAGAAGTTTTAGAAAATGAACAATATAAAAATAAATTAAAAGTACTTGCTGCTTCCAATGAACTTCCTGATGTAGGCATGACTTGGGCTGCAGGATTTTTAGAGCCTTATGTGAAAGGGAATTTATTTGCGCCACTAGATGATATCTTGAATTCTGGGCTGAAAGATAAGTTTGTTTCGGGAACAACCGAGGCCTATGCTGTTAACAATAAAACGTATGCGCTTCCATTGGAATTAAATATCACTCCTATTTACTACAACAAAAAAATCTTTTCCAAGTACCATTTAGAGCCACCTAAAACATATGAAGATTTTAAACATATTGTTCAAACGCTTGTTAAAAATGGTGTAGCACCGATTGCACTTGGAAACAAAGATCGTTGGACAGGATCATTATGGTATATGTATCTAGCTGATCGGATTGGCGGAGCTGATACGTTAAAAAATGCGATTAATGGCAGCGGTACATTCGAAGATCCAAGCTTGATCAAAGCTGCGGAGGAAGTTCAACATTTAGTAAAAATGAAAGCGTTTATTAAAGGGTTTAATGGACTATCTAACGATGAAGCAAAATCAGAATTTATGAATGAAAAAGCCGCGATGTACCTAATGGGAACATGGGAATTGCCTAACTTTACTACGAATGAGGAAGTACCAAAAGAGTTTAGAGACAAAGTCGGTTTCTTTAAATTTCCTGTCGTTGATGGAGGAAAAGGAAATGTAGATAGTTGGGTGGGAGGCCCGGGAGTAGGTTTGTTTGTTTCTGAAAATTCTAAAGTGAAGGAAGAAGCGAAGAAATTTGTAAAATTCTTTATTGAAAAGTGGGGAGAGCAATCTGTGACAAAAGCGGGAGTAATTCCTGCGACGAAAGTGGACACTGCCAATATAGATTTGCCGCAGTTATACATTGATGTACTCAATGAACTAAACAAAGCTAGCAACATCACATTGTTTGCCGACGTGCAAATGAATCCGGAAGCAGCACAGACACATTTGAATTTGATTCAATCATTATTCGGAGAAGAGGTTACACCTAAGGACTTCGTCAAACAACATGAAGAAGTACTTGCAAAGACACAAGGGAAGTAA